In Musa acuminata AAA Group cultivar baxijiao chromosome BXJ2-10, Cavendish_Baxijiao_AAA, whole genome shotgun sequence, a genomic segment contains:
- the LOC135626036 gene encoding uncharacterized protein LOC135626036, whose amino-acid sequence MIAVDGSRALRWASVTSLETSSLLPFVQFPRTLNPRATSLAFSSSTNAAAAATASNYIHLSDEQLMTQCDMDTFKGLRPTGIVAQAVEERSQHKNWAMTLTRLRTLLALEGRTVIDLDGYTTPSELLQMLPAKSTIRGKDVGPQIGPNNPKFALGMQALLDLIFAVEGSVSETAKILGCIAYGSFLYPCISA is encoded by the exons ATGATCGCAGTCGATGGCTCGAGGGCTCTTAGATGGGCTTCCGTCACTTCCCTCGagacttcctctcttcttcctttcgtCCAATTCCCGCGGACCCTTAACCCCCGCGCCACAAGCTtagccttctcctcctccaccaacgccgccgctgccgccaccgCTTCTAACTACATCCATCTCTCCGACGAGCAGCTCATGACGCAGTGCGACATGGATACCTTCAAGGGCCTCCGTCCCACCGGCATCGTCGCCCAG GCTGTCGAGGAGCGATCGCAGCACAAGAATTGGGCGATGACTCTGACCCGATTGCGGACTTTGTTGGCTCTCGAAG GCAGGACGGTGATAGACCTGGATGGATACACAACCCCTTCAGAGCTTCTTCAGATGCTACCTGCCAAGTCAACAATTAGGGGTAAAGATGTTGGTCCTCAGATTGGTCCCAACAATCCTAAATTTGCTCTG GGAATGCAGGCTTTGTTAGACCTAATATTTGCTGTAGAAGGCTCTGTGTCAGAAACAGCAAAAATATTGGGGTGCATTGCTTATGGCTCCTTTTTGTATCCATGTATATCTGCCTAA
- the LOC135624419 gene encoding PHD finger protein ALFIN-LIKE 6-like: protein MDLNGRPITSWTIDMLFRDFLGRRAGLIKALTTDFIKFYEQCDPEKPYMCLYGYPNETWEVKEAPVVPHEFPEPSLGVNFAKDEMKLKDWIAHIAIHSDIWIYSYAFYIAARAGFDDETRSRLFNMINSNPTIYEVIFGTVKMPITLSKSNEGESNSKSGSGRQNLGLPLSLIEKEENDEDDVELYTMGDDTSSIICGACGNRFAFSEYWILCNMCVTWYHARCVRTTPEQYEQLEEYRCPRCCSQKRART from the exons ATGGACCTGAATGGGAGACCTATCACTTCTTGGACAATCGATATGCTTTTCCGGGACTTCCTGGGCAGAAGAGCAGGCTTAATCAAGGCTCTCACCACTG ATTTTATTAAGTTCTATGAGCAGTGCGATCCAG AAAAACCCTACATGTGTCTTTATGGGTATCCTAATGAGACTTGGGAAGTAAAGGAAGCTCCTGTTGTTCCCCACGAATTTCCTGAACCATCCTTAGGGGTTAACTTCGCCAAAGATGAGATGAAATTGAAGGACTGGATTGCTCATATTGCAATCCATAGCGATATATGGATTTACTCTTATGCCTTCTATATTGCTGCACGTGCTGGCTTTGATGATGAGACCAG GTCACGGCTTTTCAATATGATAAATAGTAATCCTACTATATATGAGGTTATATTTGGAACTGTGAAGATGCCCATAACCCTTAGTAAGAGCAATGAGGGTGAATCGAACTCCAAAAGT GGTTCAGGACGACAAAATCTGGGGTTGCCCTTGTCTTtgatagaaaaggaagagaacgaTGAGGATGATGTTGAACTATACACAATGGGAGACGACACTAGCAGTATCATCTGTGGTGCATGTGGAAACAGGTTTGCTTTTAGTGAATACTGGATATTATGCAACATGTGTGTGACATGGTATCATGCACGGTGTGTGAGGACTACACCTGAACAGTATGAACAACTCGAGGAGTATAGGTGCCCAAGATGCTGCTCTCAAAAGAGAGCGAGGACCTAA